In the genome of Spirochaetia bacterium, one region contains:
- a CDS encoding glycerophosphodiester phosphodiesterase — MNNIKDSRPLLYGHRGLSTLAPENTLTAFGLCLEHRIHGIELDVHRVKTGEIVVVHDSNLQRVSGKNLIVEDLTLDEIKSLDVGLHKGKAFKGETIPLLGEVFDLCKDSVTYDIELKSPKIYVGELAKSTYEIIKSHGLVLNCTISSFNPFALRAFEKTSNYSFRDAVIFSNNREVPWLLRKGFGRHLCHCSYLKPEHIQVTEKFMEKMSVDDYDVVCWTVDDPTEAKRVVNLGVSGVISNNPLLLQGTGLFR; from the coding sequence ATGAATAATATCAAAGACAGCAGACCTTTGCTTTACGGTCACCGAGGACTCAGCACGCTTGCACCGGAGAATACCCTGACTGCTTTTGGACTCTGCCTGGAACATAGGATCCATGGCATTGAACTGGATGTCCATCGTGTCAAGACAGGCGAAATAGTCGTTGTGCATGACAGCAATCTGCAAAGAGTCAGCGGAAAGAACCTTATCGTCGAGGACCTGACACTTGACGAAATCAAATCCCTCGATGTTGGTTTACATAAAGGCAAAGCGTTCAAAGGTGAAACAATTCCTCTTCTGGGCGAAGTCTTTGACTTGTGCAAAGACTCTGTTACCTATGATATTGAACTCAAGAGTCCAAAAATATATGTCGGAGAACTTGCCAAGTCTACTTATGAAATCATCAAATCACATGGGCTTGTCCTCAACTGTACCATTTCATCCTTCAACCCCTTTGCATTGAGAGCTTTTGAAAAAACAAGCAACTATTCATTCAGAGATGCAGTCATCTTCAGCAACAATCGGGAAGTTCCTTGGCTATTGAGAAAAGGTTTCGGAAGACATCTCTGCCACTGCAGCTATCTAAAACCTGAGCACATTCAAGTCACTGAAAAATTCATGGAAAAGATGAGTGTTGATGATTATGATGTTGTCTGCTGGACCGTGGATGATCCTACGGAAGCAAAACGGGTAGTCAATCTGGGTGTAAGTGGTGTCATCAGCAATAATCCCCTGTTGCTTCAAGGAACCGGTCTGTTCAGGTAG
- a CDS encoding cation:proton antiporter gives MSERMMVLVLQLGVILIVSKFVGYVFSRYLRQPKVLGELVAGMLIGPYLLGSIPLGSFGPLFPLITDSTIPVSAELYAISTLGSIFLLFDSGLETDLPTFLRFSGKATVVGFGGVILSFLLGDGITYLLCSDVHSVLAPEAMFLGTVCTATSIGITARILGETKKIGTPEGVTIMAAAVLDDVISIVLLSVVVGVASVEMNGGAIQWSVIGSVAVRAIAFWLACMVAGIIIAPFYTKGMKRFHSLPLISEISFGIALLLAGFSEMAGLAMIIGAYITGLALSQTDVAHSISTRMQSVGEFFVPVFFAVMGMMVNFDALKSVFGFALIFSLIAFLGKLLGCGLPSLLVGFNLRGALRIGTGMLPRGEVTLIVAGIGLASGAIAHDMFGVAVMTMLVASIAAPPLLIEAFKGGESGYRKSLQRPEQKDRVSIELEFPTTRIAEFFTESLIASFIQEGFFTSSIESVDPTWQIRKENTVLLLKLLKGKEDSCMVSIGCGAEDQDFVRLMMVDAMADFSDFAQTVSSMKNEEMMSAKLLMQMFDEA, from the coding sequence ATGTCTGAAAGAATGATGGTGCTTGTGCTCCAATTGGGTGTCATTCTTATCGTTTCTAAATTTGTCGGATATGTTTTTTCACGGTATCTCAGGCAACCCAAGGTCCTGGGTGAGCTGGTTGCCGGAATGTTGATAGGCCCTTACTTGCTGGGGTCGATACCTCTGGGAAGCTTTGGGCCGCTGTTTCCCTTGATAACGGATTCAACAATACCCGTTTCGGCTGAATTATATGCCATATCGACATTGGGATCCATATTCTTGCTTTTTGATTCTGGATTGGAAACGGATTTGCCGACATTTCTCAGGTTCAGCGGCAAAGCAACGGTTGTTGGTTTCGGAGGCGTAATATTGTCTTTTCTCCTGGGAGACGGAATCACCTATCTGCTTTGTAGTGATGTGCACTCTGTGCTGGCACCTGAGGCTATGTTCCTTGGGACAGTCTGTACTGCTACCAGTATCGGTATTACGGCAAGAATCTTGGGAGAAACGAAAAAAATCGGTACACCTGAAGGTGTGACAATCATGGCTGCAGCAGTACTTGATGATGTTATTTCCATTGTATTGCTTTCCGTTGTAGTTGGCGTAGCATCTGTTGAGATGAATGGAGGAGCAATACAATGGAGTGTCATAGGCTCTGTTGCAGTACGGGCAATTGCATTCTGGCTGGCTTGTATGGTAGCTGGTATCATTATTGCCCCTTTTTATACAAAAGGAATGAAAAGGTTCCATTCTTTACCATTGATCAGTGAAATCTCTTTTGGTATTGCGCTCTTACTTGCTGGCTTTTCTGAAATGGCAGGTCTTGCCATGATTATCGGTGCTTATATTACCGGTCTTGCTCTTAGCCAGACAGATGTCGCACATAGTATCAGTACGAGAATGCAATCTGTCGGAGAATTCTTCGTGCCGGTTTTCTTTGCTGTAATGGGAATGATGGTCAACTTTGATGCTTTGAAATCTGTTTTTGGCTTTGCTTTGATCTTTTCCTTGATTGCATTCCTTGGAAAACTCTTGGGATGTGGATTGCCCTCCCTGCTTGTAGGATTCAATTTGCGAGGGGCACTGCGTATTGGAACAGGAATGTTGCCTAGGGGAGAAGTAACTCTCATTGTAGCTGGTATCGGCCTTGCTTCCGGTGCAATTGCGCATGATATGTTCGGTGTTGCTGTCATGACTATGTTGGTAGCTTCCATTGCCGCTCCTCCGTTGCTGATTGAAGCATTCAAGGGCGGAGAAAGTGGCTATCGTAAGAGCCTGCAGCGGCCAGAGCAGAAAGACAGGGTCTCGATTGAACTTGAATTCCCTACTACGCGGATTGCTGAATTCTTTACTGAGTCGTTGATTGCAAGTTTCATTCAGGAAGGTTTCTTTACCTCCAGCATTGAATCTGTTGACCCGACATGGCAGATTAGAAAAGAAAATACGGTTCTTTTGTTGAAGTTGCTTAAGGGCAAAGAAGATTCCTGTATGGTTTCAATAGGCTGTGGTGCAGAAGATCAGGACTTTGTTCGGTTGATGATGGTTGATGCCATGGCTGATTTCAGTGATTTTGCCCAAACTGTTTCTTCGATGAAAAATGAAGAGATGATGAGTGCAAAGCTCTTGATGCAGATGTTTGACGAAGCATAA
- a CDS encoding PTS sugar transporter subunit IIA yields the protein MKLNEILSVPLISVDLKATDKEGVLEELLDLLCSSGKVHDRTLALRLLQEREEKMSTGLQDGIAIPHAKTDAVQELIACIGIKKEGLDFLSADGKPAKIFVMALSPSDCVSQHLKFLADIGAVLSVPLNRKKLLRASSPEQVLSVFLGLPN from the coding sequence ATGAAACTGAATGAAATTTTGAGTGTACCATTGATATCAGTTGATTTGAAGGCAACTGACAAAGAGGGTGTTCTGGAAGAACTGCTGGATCTTCTTTGTTCCAGTGGTAAAGTACATGACCGTACCCTTGCTCTCCGCCTGTTGCAGGAACGTGAGGAAAAGATGTCTACAGGTCTCCAGGATGGAATTGCGATTCCTCATGCGAAGACCGATGCCGTACAGGAACTTATTGCCTGCATCGGTATAAAAAAAGAAGGCTTGGATTTTTTATCGGCTGACGGTAAGCCGGCAAAAATTTTTGTCATGGCGTTGTCTCCCTCTGATTGTGTAAGCCAGCATCTGAAGTTTCTGGCAGATATCGGTGCTGTACTCAGTGTACCGCTCAACCGTAAGAAGTTGCTTAGGGCCAGTTCTCCTGAGCAGGTACTTTCGGTTTTTCTAGGACTTCCGAATTGA
- a CDS encoding DUF3187 family protein, producing MKRHLLLFLILVSFFPFSLSALKVQGEDLSAELEGGIAQAVFEGCKDRIDLKDVQVHVSDLIDDGKQISFTLSMEKSNKEPLSFDVWAQDEIQMKQQIVMNLRYVLLPWLDDCGQPSIAYADDPIYSFKQVDDFSVGEYCRLVSCQGKKLGLGRIVASYDDYDSLQRIRGTGFAPGTRLGQGPQWQIGLGADYLIDTGTYGCTVSVAYSHLPFCKLPWSLFQPIMEFSFSQQKLGLGFQYDLPFSIFGWRGGTFITDGGLFARGMLETDLESLSASYAIGYRWMLNEKLYLWSDVGQTSDGITEVGLGLTVME from the coding sequence ATGAAACGTCATCTCCTGCTGTTTCTGATACTTGTATCTTTTTTCCCTTTTTCTTTGTCTGCACTGAAAGTGCAAGGAGAGGATTTATCTGCGGAACTTGAAGGTGGAATTGCCCAGGCTGTGTTTGAAGGGTGCAAGGACAGAATTGATTTGAAAGATGTACAGGTGCATGTATCCGATCTGATTGATGATGGAAAGCAAATCAGCTTTACATTGTCAATGGAGAAAAGTAACAAGGAACCTCTTTCATTTGATGTTTGGGCACAGGATGAAATACAGATGAAACAGCAGATTGTGATGAATCTGCGCTATGTGCTGTTGCCGTGGCTTGATGATTGTGGGCAACCGTCAATTGCCTATGCCGATGACCCTATATATTCTTTCAAACAGGTAGATGATTTCAGTGTAGGTGAATATTGTCGATTGGTTTCCTGTCAGGGAAAAAAACTTGGACTTGGAAGGATCGTAGCATCATATGATGACTATGATTCGTTGCAACGTATTCGGGGGACAGGCTTTGCCCCTGGTACACGACTGGGGCAGGGACCCCAATGGCAGATAGGTCTTGGAGCTGATTATTTGATTGATACCGGTACTTATGGCTGTACGGTTTCAGTTGCGTATTCCCATCTGCCATTCTGTAAACTTCCATGGTCCTTGTTCCAGCCGATTATGGAATTTAGTTTTTCCCAACAAAAGCTTGGTTTGGGTTTCCAGTATGATCTGCCGTTTTCTATATTTGGATGGAGAGGCGGTACATTCATCACTGACGGAGGACTTTTTGCTCGGGGGATGCTGGAAACTGATTTAGAAAGTCTGTCAGCTTCATACGCTATAGGTTATCGTTGGATGTTGAATGAAAAACTATATCTTTGGTCGGATGTAGGACAGACATCAGATGGAATTACTGAAGTCGGCCTTGGGCTGACAGTCATGGAATAG
- a CDS encoding DUF308 domain-containing protein, with protein MSGEKSTYGFFKNSFLVRLILGVLLIVLGLYLLLANSEHVLAILIVIFGIGSIITGARELFQQSIYAEFHLAHTTSVIVAVVDLVVGILVLVYPHTSASIAVKAVFYLLAIQLAVSGISNAFMALTVKRKSGLPILSQMILALVDILLAIICIMFSADLASIILKIIGVGILVGGIGMFLYGLRLNRLRKEAKAKTIEGDVEPLE; from the coding sequence ATGAGTGGGGAAAAAAGTACGTATGGTTTTTTCAAGAACAGTTTTCTTGTTCGCCTGATATTGGGAGTACTCCTGATTGTCCTAGGCTTATATCTTCTGTTGGCCAATAGCGAACATGTTCTGGCTATCCTGATTGTTATTTTTGGTATAGGAAGCATCATTACCGGAGCGCGGGAATTGTTCCAGCAATCAATCTATGCTGAATTCCATCTTGCACATACTACCTCAGTCATCGTTGCTGTGGTCGATCTTGTCGTCGGAATCCTAGTGCTTGTCTATCCACATACATCAGCCTCCATAGCCGTGAAGGCCGTTTTTTATCTTCTTGCAATACAGCTTGCTGTTTCAGGAATCTCAAATGCATTCATGGCGTTGACTGTCAAACGGAAAAGCGGTCTTCCTATCCTGAGTCAGATGATTCTTGCTCTTGTTGATATCCTGCTTGCCATCATCTGTATTATGTTCAGTGCGGATTTAGCCAGTATCATACTGAAGATAATCGGAGTAGGCATACTTGTCGGTGGGATAGGCATGTTCCTGTATGGCCTGAGGCTGAACAGGCTCAGGAAAGAGGCAAAGGCGAAGACGATTGAAGGAGATGTCGAACCCTTGGAATGA
- the pepT gene encoding peptidase T, with the protein MEKKRLTEALLSRFLCYARIDSMSDEKIADKGTKPSTACQLDMFKQLRRDLISLGIEDIEDGGYYLLARIKANVKGVPCIGLMAHVDTAHDVEGNGVKPIVHENYDGNDIILDGVTITRADNPELGDYVGSTVVTSDGTTLLGADDKAGVAEIMVVAQQLMEDTSLHHGEVEFIFTSDEETGHGMDRFPYEHLHCSTCYTLDGGARYIIETECFNASHAKVLFEGKSYHFGAARNRMINALNLASKFLQALPAGEQPDTTEGREGYFGPEQLQGTVAHAQLDLLVRDFDLDQLERRENLLRQIAASLQQTYPGSKVSVVISRQYYNMLEIAKQHPSAVQNVLEAGRRLSQPLSFAVIRGGTDGARMANEADIPCPNLYTGGYNYHSLYEWCALDAMADATALVLGILAVAAVTQA; encoded by the coding sequence ATGGAAAAGAAAAGATTGACAGAAGCTTTGCTTTCAAGATTTCTTTGTTATGCACGTATTGATTCGATGAGTGATGAAAAGATTGCCGATAAGGGGACGAAGCCTTCTACTGCCTGCCAACTGGATATGTTCAAACAACTGAGAAGGGATTTGATTTCTTTGGGAATTGAGGATATCGAGGATGGGGGCTATTACCTCCTGGCCAGGATCAAGGCAAATGTAAAGGGAGTACCGTGCATAGGCTTGATGGCCCATGTCGACACTGCACATGATGTAGAGGGAAATGGTGTCAAACCCATTGTCCATGAAAATTATGATGGCAATGATATTATCCTTGATGGTGTTACCATTACCCGTGCTGACAATCCTGAACTTGGTGATTATGTCGGCAGTACGGTAGTTACTTCTGATGGGACAACACTCCTTGGTGCCGATGACAAAGCCGGTGTTGCGGAAATCATGGTGGTAGCCCAGCAACTGATGGAAGATACCTCATTGCACCATGGGGAAGTTGAGTTTATATTTACCAGCGATGAAGAAACTGGACATGGGATGGACCGTTTCCCTTATGAACATCTGCATTGCAGTACCTGCTATACGCTTGATGGTGGAGCCAGATATATCATTGAAACAGAATGTTTCAATGCCAGTCATGCAAAAGTGCTTTTTGAAGGGAAATCCTACCATTTCGGAGCTGCAAGGAATAGGATGATCAATGCACTTAACCTTGCATCTAAATTCCTGCAGGCACTGCCGGCAGGTGAACAGCCTGATACCACTGAAGGCCGTGAGGGGTATTTTGGTCCGGAACAACTCCAAGGTACTGTTGCCCATGCGCAACTGGATCTCTTGGTGAGAGATTTTGACTTGGATCAATTGGAGCGACGGGAAAATCTGCTCAGGCAGATTGCTGCAAGCCTCCAACAGACTTATCCTGGATCCAAGGTTTCTGTCGTGATTTCAAGACAATATTACAATATGCTCGAAATTGCAAAGCAGCATCCTTCAGCTGTACAGAATGTTCTGGAAGCAGGCAGACGATTATCCCAGCCTTTAAGTTTTGCAGTCATAAGGGGAGGAACCGATGGGGCCAGAATGGCAAATGAAGCGGATATTCCATGCCCGAATCTTTATACCGGCGGATACAATTACCATTCTCTATATGAATGGTGTGCCCTTGATGCCATGGCTGATGCTACGGCACTGGTGTTGGGAATCCTTGCCGTGGCTGCTGTTACTCAAGCATGA
- a CDS encoding DRTGG domain-containing protein → MKLKDVVRIVNGQLLCHEDHLEKEVKHGFSSDLMSDVLTILEDDVLLITGLATNQVIRTAEMSDISNILIVRDKTPSKAMIEMAQELDIAIIATKYSSYRASALLFQEGLPPVY, encoded by the coding sequence ATGAAACTGAAAGATGTAGTTAGAATTGTCAACGGACAGCTACTTTGCCATGAGGATCATTTGGAAAAGGAAGTAAAACATGGATTTTCGAGTGACCTTATGAGTGATGTACTGACCATTCTGGAGGATGACGTCCTGCTCATTACAGGTCTGGCTACCAACCAAGTAATCCGGACAGCAGAAATGAGTGATATCTCCAATATATTGATAGTCAGGGATAAGACACCAAGCAAGGCAATGATTGAAATGGCCCAAGAATTAGATATAGCAATCATAGCGACAAAATACTCTTCCTATCGTGCAAGTGCATTGCTATTCCAGGAAGGATTACCACCCGTTTATTGA
- a CDS encoding insulinase family protein, translating into MSDLKFSVGDEINGFRLEQIDELPDYHGLGYLFKHVRTGMEVYQVANDDRELFFSYVFRTTPTNDSGVAHIIEHSVLSGSEKYPLRDPFMELQKGSANTFMNALTYPEKTLFPGASPLPKDFEHLFKVYTDAVFAPLLREETFLQEGIRLTCDDDDNFRFEGVVFNEMLGDFSDAGNVIFSSIIRMLFPDSLYSFVSGGDPAKIINLNYQQFKAYYYQHYHPNNCRLFLYGKLRIGEYFDFLDKEYLSSRSLIQAPPAKLESLDWDTPRTTSVTCPKDGSKGSSVLLAFSTAKSDDSLEVLTLSCLTDLLIGSPGTPLYKAMIDSKLGEDVSNVCGMSSDFYQMPFIVGFSGADPANAEKIEDFLLGKMKEIAKDGFDAEQVAGTLKRLRFQELEIPGGKPMGFVALRRCLRGWLSGHGPEHTIATGSVLRELEKKLKENPRYFEDWMQEHLINNNHRLLLTAVPDEKHLERQKKVIASKLTAMTVDLDVDARKKLREKTVGFEAFQKSSDSPEVLSTIPHLHIDDLPREIIPSVHKKSSDLGCVIWKLEMPTNGISYVNFALHLEDLSMDELLLMPLLNSVFDMSGVGELDYIQVTTKMKNLTGSFQLMMEGGETVDGNEMLCLLGQAKMLDADLEEALGFISRIIREAHMDDLERIWAAVVDSKGIYASAAAYNGHRLASIAASSVFSNQNFEVEYLLGIRQWKFLASLQREDMPRISKELIALQKKLTNRNRLEIHLTCDGQMMNENKKKLHDFIKSFPLGEKIACAERYYPEVAQRKSCTVSIMTLPSDVSYTSMVLPGAGLKEKDNAVQRILASILSGNDLWSVIRGQGGAYGVDCYVENLERLFIFTSYRDPNIASTLSYFRQVLEKYSKTDVDEERLEDAIVSNVSSDLRPFGPAQQSLIDFRRILYGITDDIRRFSRNSILAVTAADVREEAKLLLDSPLSSYAVLTGEQLFEIEKEKLEILHVTPSALPL; encoded by the coding sequence ATGAGTGACCTTAAATTCTCTGTAGGCGATGAAATCAATGGCTTTCGCCTGGAACAGATTGATGAACTGCCTGACTACCATGGTCTAGGATATCTTTTCAAGCATGTCAGGACTGGGATGGAAGTCTACCAGGTAGCTAATGATGACCGTGAGCTTTTCTTTTCTTATGTATTCAGGACCACTCCGACCAATGACAGCGGAGTTGCCCATATAATTGAGCACAGCGTGCTTTCCGGTTCGGAAAAATATCCTCTGCGTGATCCTTTCATGGAACTTCAGAAAGGAAGTGCAAATACTTTTATGAATGCTCTTACCTATCCTGAAAAAACACTTTTTCCGGGTGCCAGTCCTTTGCCAAAGGATTTCGAGCACTTGTTCAAGGTATATACTGATGCAGTCTTTGCCCCATTGCTCAGGGAAGAGACTTTCTTGCAGGAAGGCATCAGGCTTACGTGTGATGATGATGATAATTTCCGGTTTGAAGGCGTCGTATTCAATGAAATGCTCGGAGATTTTTCTGATGCTGGCAATGTCATCTTTTCCAGTATCATCAGGATGCTTTTCCCTGATTCGCTCTATTCATTTGTCAGCGGTGGTGATCCTGCCAAGATAATCAATTTGAATTATCAGCAGTTCAAAGCTTATTACTACCAGCACTATCACCCGAACAACTGTCGCCTGTTCCTTTATGGAAAATTGAGGATAGGTGAATACTTTGATTTCCTTGATAAGGAATATCTGTCCAGCCGTTCTCTCATACAAGCCCCGCCTGCAAAACTTGAAAGCCTGGATTGGGATACTCCGCGTACTACCAGTGTGACTTGTCCCAAGGATGGCTCAAAAGGTTCAAGTGTCCTTCTGGCATTCAGTACAGCGAAATCAGATGATAGCTTGGAAGTACTGACGCTCTCCTGCCTGACTGATCTGCTTATCGGTTCACCGGGAACTCCTCTATACAAAGCTATGATTGATTCAAAGCTTGGAGAGGATGTTTCCAATGTCTGTGGGATGAGTTCCGATTTCTATCAAATGCCGTTTATCGTCGGATTTTCTGGTGCTGATCCTGCAAATGCTGAAAAAATTGAAGATTTTCTCCTTGGGAAGATGAAGGAAATAGCAAAAGATGGTTTTGATGCTGAACAAGTAGCAGGAACTCTGAAACGACTTCGCTTCCAGGAACTTGAAATTCCTGGAGGTAAACCTATGGGCTTTGTTGCTCTGCGAAGATGTCTGAGAGGGTGGCTGAGCGGACATGGACCAGAGCATACCATTGCAACAGGAAGCGTCTTGCGCGAGCTTGAGAAAAAACTCAAGGAAAATCCTCGTTATTTTGAAGATTGGATGCAGGAACATCTTATCAACAACAATCACAGGTTGTTGCTGACAGCTGTACCTGATGAAAAACACCTTGAAAGACAGAAGAAGGTCATTGCTTCCAAGTTGACTGCCATGACAGTGGATTTGGATGTGGATGCAAGGAAAAAACTTCGTGAAAAGACAGTGGGCTTTGAAGCTTTTCAGAAAAGCAGTGACAGTCCGGAAGTCCTTTCTACGATTCCGCATTTGCATATCGATGATCTTCCCCGAGAGATTATACCGTCCGTTCATAAGAAAAGCAGTGATCTTGGTTGTGTGATCTGGAAACTTGAAATGCCCACCAATGGTATTTCCTATGTCAATTTTGCCTTGCATCTTGAAGATCTGAGTATGGATGAATTGCTTCTGATGCCGCTGTTGAACAGTGTATTTGATATGTCAGGGGTAGGAGAACTTGATTATATCCAGGTAACTACCAAGATGAAAAACCTGACAGGAAGTTTCCAGCTGATGATGGAGGGGGGAGAAACTGTCGATGGAAATGAGATGCTTTGCCTGCTGGGGCAGGCAAAGATGCTTGATGCTGATCTGGAAGAAGCCCTCGGTTTTATCAGCAGGATCATACGGGAAGCCCATATGGATGATTTGGAACGAATCTGGGCTGCCGTGGTTGATAGCAAGGGTATCTATGCCTCTGCGGCAGCTTATAATGGACATCGTCTCGCGTCGATTGCTGCTTCCAGTGTTTTTTCCAACCAGAACTTTGAAGTGGAATATCTGTTGGGAATCAGGCAGTGGAAATTTCTTGCCAGTCTTCAGCGTGAGGATATGCCACGGATTTCAAAAGAACTGATAGCCCTTCAGAAGAAATTGACAAACCGTAATCGCTTGGAAATTCACCTTACCTGCGATGGGCAGATGATGAATGAAAACAAAAAGAAACTGCATGATTTCATCAAGAGTTTTCCTCTTGGAGAAAAGATTGCCTGTGCTGAAAGATATTATCCTGAGGTTGCTCAAAGGAAAAGCTGTACGGTCAGTATCATGACCTTGCCCTCTGATGTCAGCTATACCAGCATGGTACTTCCAGGCGCGGGGCTTAAGGAAAAGGACAATGCGGTTCAGCGCATTTTGGCTTCCATACTGTCTGGCAATGACTTATGGTCTGTCATAAGGGGACAGGGCGGTGCCTATGGCGTAGATTGCTACGTAGAAAATCTGGAACGTCTGTTTATCTTTACGTCCTATCGGGATCCGAACATAGCATCAACGCTTTCATATTTCCGTCAGGTATTGGAAAAATATTCAAAGACAGATGTTGATGAAGAAAGACTGGAAGATGCCATTGTCAGCAATGTATCCAGCGACCTCAGGCCGTTTGGTCCTGCACAACAGTCATTGATAGATTTCAGAAGGATTCTTTACGGAATAACTGATGATATACGCCGTTTCTCCAGAAACTCGATTCTTGCTGTCACCGCAGCTGATGTACGGGAAGAGGCAAAGCTTCTGCTTGATTCACCTCTGAGCTCTTATGCAGTGCTTACCGGAGAGCAACTCTTTGAAATTGAAAAAGAAAAGCTTGAAATCCTTCATGTTACTCCATCAGCTCTTCCTCTATAA
- the hisG gene encoding ATP phosphoribosyltransferase, protein MEPRLKIALQKKGRLSEQSLEIIKTCGIKFGCDSRVLKESASNFPLDFLYVRDDDIPRYVEEGVADVGIVGRNEFDEQGLDLKVIKDLGFASCRLSVAVPHDFAYAGLQSLEGMRIATSYPHILGKILKEHGVSASFVTVTGSVEITPAIGVADAICDLVSTGATLAMNGLREVEPIYYSSAVMIASRDLGAAQGDILTRLLLRIDAVMQARNYKYIMFNLPEEQLDQVAKIVGGMKSPTVTPLMEKGWISVQTVISEDTFWEDFEQLKALGAQGILVTPIEKMTE, encoded by the coding sequence ATGGAACCGAGACTGAAGATTGCATTGCAGAAAAAAGGCAGGCTGAGTGAACAAAGTTTGGAAATCATCAAGACCTGTGGTATCAAGTTTGGCTGTGACTCCAGGGTCCTGAAGGAGTCTGCTTCAAATTTCCCGCTTGATTTTCTGTATGTGCGTGATGATGATATTCCCCGTTACGTCGAAGAGGGCGTAGCTGATGTGGGGATCGTCGGGCGTAATGAATTCGATGAACAGGGACTTGACCTGAAAGTTATCAAAGACTTGGGCTTTGCTTCCTGCCGGCTTTCGGTTGCGGTTCCTCATGATTTCGCCTATGCAGGCCTGCAATCTCTTGAAGGGATGCGCATAGCTACCAGCTATCCCCATATCCTTGGAAAAATTCTGAAAGAGCATGGAGTATCCGCATCTTTCGTTACGGTTACCGGTTCTGTTGAGATTACTCCTGCTATCGGAGTTGCTGATGCTATCTGTGACTTGGTTTCCACAGGTGCTACCTTGGCTATGAACGGACTGAGGGAAGTAGAGCCGATTTATTATAGCAGTGCGGTGATGATTGCCAGTAGAGATCTGGGAGCTGCACAAGGGGATATCCTGACAAGGCTGCTGCTGCGGATTGATGCTGTGATGCAGGCAAGGAACTATAAATATATCATGTTCAATTTACCGGAGGAGCAACTTGATCAGGTTGCCAAGATTGTAGGTGGTATGAAAAGTCCTACGGTAACTCCTTTGATGGAAAAAGGATGGATTTCTGTTCAGACTGTTATCAGTGAAGATACATTCTGGGAAGATTTCGAACAGCTCAAGGCCTTGGGTGCCCAAGGTATCCTTGTCACACCTATTGAAAAGATGACGGAGTAA